One window of Chryseobacterium indologenes genomic DNA carries:
- the lpdA gene encoding dihydrolipoyl dehydrogenase has translation MDHYDIAVIGSGPGGYVAAIRSAQLGYKTVIIEKYDTLGGTCTNVGCIPTKALLDSTHHYAEAHHQFSEHGIKLDKIELDFQQMYRRKAEVVSKNTGGLDFLMNKNKITRLKGTAGFVNNSTVKIVNGSETKEITAQHYIIATGSKPASIPGVEIDKKRIITSTEALSLQEKPESMIIIGGGVIGVEMASIFNRIGTKVTILEYADHLIAAMDHELGKNLQKILKKEGIDIRLNQAVYRTENSGSGAKVFFKDKNGVEGELDADYVLVAVGRSPYVKGLGLENTDVQLDERGFIKVDENNRTSASNIYAIGDVIGGAMLAHKAEEEGVFVAETINGQKRHVHYNRIPSVVYTWPEVASVGYTEEYLKKDNIAYNIGKFPFSASARARASMDMEGFAKVLVDPKYGEVLGVHIIGARAADLIAQGVIAQEYEVTAEDMFRISYAHPTYSETLKEAYLIASGQGAINI, from the coding sequence ATGGATCATTATGACATTGCCGTAATCGGCTCAGGACCCGGAGGATATGTAGCTGCAATAAGAAGTGCACAGCTGGGTTATAAAACTGTAATTATAGAAAAGTATGATACATTGGGAGGAACATGTACCAATGTAGGATGTATCCCAACTAAAGCTTTACTGGACAGTACCCATCATTATGCAGAGGCACACCATCAATTCAGTGAACACGGAATAAAACTGGACAAGATTGAACTTGATTTTCAGCAAATGTACAGGAGAAAAGCAGAGGTAGTCTCCAAAAATACCGGAGGTCTTGATTTTTTAATGAATAAAAATAAAATTACTCGACTGAAAGGAACAGCAGGTTTTGTTAATAATTCTACGGTGAAAATTGTAAACGGATCTGAAACAAAAGAAATTACAGCTCAGCATTATATCATCGCGACAGGATCAAAGCCAGCAAGTATCCCGGGAGTGGAAATTGATAAGAAAAGAATCATTACCTCTACAGAAGCATTGTCTTTACAGGAAAAACCGGAATCCATGATAATTATTGGCGGTGGAGTCATTGGAGTAGAAATGGCGTCTATTTTCAACCGTATCGGAACAAAAGTGACCATTTTGGAATATGCTGATCATCTGATTGCTGCGATGGATCACGAACTGGGAAAAAATCTACAGAAAATCCTGAAAAAAGAAGGAATTGATATCCGTCTTAATCAGGCTGTTTATAGAACTGAGAATTCGGGCTCTGGAGCCAAAGTGTTTTTTAAAGATAAAAACGGGGTAGAAGGAGAGTTGGATGCAGACTATGTTTTGGTAGCGGTAGGAAGAAGTCCTTATGTAAAAGGTCTCGGTCTTGAAAATACAGATGTACAGCTTGATGAGAGAGGATTTATTAAAGTGGATGAAAATAACCGCACATCAGCTTCCAATATCTATGCGATTGGCGATGTTATCGGTGGGGCAATGCTGGCTCATAAAGCGGAAGAAGAAGGTGTCTTTGTAGCAGAAACCATTAACGGACAAAAACGCCACGTTCATTATAACCGAATTCCTTCTGTGGTGTATACTTGGCCTGAAGTAGCTTCAGTAGGATATACCGAAGAATATCTGAAAAAAGATAATATTGCTTACAACATTGGAAAATTTCCGTTTTCTGCCAGCGCAAGGGCCCGGGCTTCAATGGATATGGAAGGTTTTGCAAAAGTCCTGGTAGATCCGAAATACGGAGAAGTGCTGGGAGTTCACATCATTGGGGCCAGAGCAGCAGATTTGATCGCTCAGGGTGTTATCGCCCAGGAATATGAAGTAACGGCAGAAGATATGTTCAGAATTTCTTACGCCCATCCAACGTATTCCGAAACCCTGAAAGAAGCTTACCTGATTGCCTCAGGACAGGGAGCTATTAATATATAA
- a CDS encoding winged helix-turn-helix transcriptional regulator, which yields MSKKRSDCPISCSLEMWGDKWSLLIIRDLMLKKECTYGDFLKADEKIATNILASRLQNLLDNGIIDKKDHPDSKLKILYFLTQKGIDLIPVIVEINLWGDQYLTIPDDRKKLLEEIKKDKEAFIRRAKAYLSSEV from the coding sequence ATGAGCAAAAAAAGATCAGACTGTCCGATCAGCTGTTCCCTGGAAATGTGGGGTGATAAATGGTCCCTGCTAATCATAAGAGATCTTATGCTGAAAAAGGAATGTACTTATGGAGACTTCCTGAAGGCTGATGAAAAAATAGCCACCAATATTCTGGCTTCCAGACTTCAAAATCTTCTGGACAACGGAATTATTGATAAAAAAGACCATCCAGACAGCAAGTTGAAAATTCTCTATTTTCTGACTCAGAAAGGCATTGATCTTATTCCGGTAATCGTTGAAATCAATCTTTGGGGAGACCAATACCTCACTATTCCCGATGACCGGAAAAAACTACTGGAAGAGATTAAAAAGGATAAAGAAGCTTTTATCAGAAGAGCTAAAGCCTATCTCTCATCTGAAGTTTAA